Proteins from one Ranitomeya variabilis isolate aRanVar5 chromosome 1, aRanVar5.hap1, whole genome shotgun sequence genomic window:
- the LOC143793550 gene encoding protein FAM200C-like translates to MLDVANELFDDFPDKAKIIKRIKDMPLSARTVHDRAIMMANQIEASQVKDINTALFFSLALDESTDVSHISQFSIIARYAVGDTLHEESLAVLPLKGTTRGDDLFKSFTEFTKEKNLPMHKLISVCTDGAPCMVGKNKGFVALLREHEKRPILSFHCILHQEALCAQMFGEQLGEVMSLVIQVVNFIVARALNDRQFRKLLDEVGNNYPGLLLHSNVRWLSRGKVLSRFAACLSEIRTFLEMKNVDHPELSNTEWLLKFFYLVDMTEHLNQLNVKMQGVGNTVLSLQQAVFAFENKLELFIADIETGRLIHFEKLGEFKDACTANDPAQHLDIQQLAGFTSNLLQSFKARFGEFREHTRLFKFITHPHECALDSTDLSYIPGVSIRDFELQAADLKASDMWVNKFKSLNEDLEKLARQQAELASKHKWREMKQLQHADQLIVKTWNALPVTYQTLQRVGIAVLTMFGSTYACEQSFSHLKHMEVSTPA, encoded by the coding sequence ATGCTTGATGTTgccaatgaactttttgatgattttccggATAAAGCCAAGATTATCAAACGGATAAAAGACATGCCTCTGTCAGCAAGAACAGTTCATGACCGTGCCATCATGATGGCAAATCAGATTGAGGCATCCCAAGTGAAGGACATAAATACAGCTCTGTTCTTTTCTCTTGCTTTGGATGAATCAACTGACGTAAGCCATATATCTCAGTTCAGCATCATTGCAAGGTATGCTGTCGGTGACACGTTACATGAGGAAAGTCTTGCTGTTTTGCCTCTGAAAGGGACAACAAGAGGGGATGATTTGTTCAAGTCATTCACTGAGTTCACTAAAGAAAAAAATCTACCAATGCATAAACTTATTTCAGTGTGTACTGATGGTGCTCCATGCATGGTAGGAAAAAACAAAGGATTTGTAGCGCTTCTTCGTGAACATGAAAAAAGACCTATCCTTAGTTTTCACTGCATCCTACATCAGGAGGCACTTTGTGCTCAGATGTTTGGTGAGCAGCTTGGTGAGGTGATGTCACTTGTCATTCAGGTGGTCAACTTTATTGTTGCCCGTGCTTTAAATGATCGCCAGTTTAGAAAACTCCTGGATGAAGTTGGGAATAATTATCCTGGTCTGCTTCTGCACAGCAACGTGCGCTGGCTGTCAAGAGGGAAGGTGCTCAGCCGTTTCGCAGCTTGTCTGAGTGAAATACGAACTTTTCTTGAAATGAAAAACGTTGACCATCCTGAGTTGTCCAACACTGAGTGGCTCCTGAAGTTCTTCTATCTTGTAGATATGACTGAACATCTGAACCAGCTCAATGTGAAAATGCAAGGCGTTGGTAATACAGTTTTATCGCTTCAACAAGCTGTGTTTGCATTTGAAAATAAGCTGGAACTGTTTATCGCAGACATTGAAACAGGTCGTTTAATACACTTTGAAAAACTGGGAGAGTTTAAAGATGCATGCACAGCAAATGACCCTGCACAACATCTTGATATTCAGCAGCTAGCAGGCTTTACATCCAATCTCCTGCAATCATTCAAAGCGCGCTTTGGAGAATTTCGTGAGCACACTCGTCTTTTTAAGTTCATCACTCATCCACATGAGTGTGCACTGGACAGCACTGACCTGAGTTATATCCCTGGTGTCTCCATCAGAGATTTTGAGCTACAAGCTGCTGACCTGAAGGCTTCAGACATGTGGGTGAATAAGTTTAAATCACTTAATGAAGATTTGGAAAAACTTGCACGACAGCAAGCAGAGTTGGCAAGCAAACACAAGTGGAGAGAAATGAAACAACTCCAACATGCAGACCAGCTGATTGTCAAAACTTGGAATGCACTTCCTGTCACATACCAAACACTGCAGCGTGTGGGTATTGCTGTACTGACAATGTTTGGCTCTACCTATGCATGCGAGCAGTCTTTCTCACATCTAAAGCACATGGAAGTCTCAACGCCTGCATGA